A part of Rhinoderma darwinii isolate aRhiDar2 chromosome 1, aRhiDar2.hap1, whole genome shotgun sequence genomic DNA contains:
- the LOC142656274 gene encoding uncharacterized protein LOC142656274, with the protein MVPVTLPTGENTSFLVDTGAARTVLQTKYVPAELLSPDYIDCEGVEGTSFQLQLTKPMRLNIHDTQSIVSRVLVSPHTPYNLLGTDVLSALGAALDFSSGTPTLTSAIPESLLCKLLSMASMPDTEKAPSTPPLWLADIPEKLWAQDKMDVGVLNVPPVQVNLKPDMKNRPVCIKQYPLSPQQDAAIEKDINSLLENNLIVPIISPFNTPLYPVKKKTLPGQPVQYRMVHDLRAVNAVTIINTPQVPNPHTLLNQVPGTAVYFTVIDLANAFFSIPLDKECQQYFAFTHRGRQYAWVVLPQGAANSPDIFSHTMKDILDTWQPPNQSSVLLQYVDDLLLCSESLENSETDSKSLLMFLEEVGCKASKHKLQLCAKTVVFLGHCISQGMKHLTPDRLEIIQKHPVPRNPKQLRTFLGLIGYCRAWIRDASAMMQPLYDCLTSDPFVLSPEAIDNFHSLKLSLTTRPALGLPDYNKPFTLFCHEQAGHASGVLAQDHGGKMRPLAYYSLALDPIVLGSPTCIRAVSAAAALVDKATDIVLQHDIIVQVPHAVQEMMNTVKTKHLSVARLTKIELTLLSPNVTIKRCVVLNPATLLPLDSEQKEGGVGGQGHGHPLIFQLSTDDELFNFEHEHDCQSLVDMESNGINSIFDVALINPDAEYFVDGSRYWSEDKGHFLSGYAVVHNGKAVIQQSLPSSSSAQEAELKALAEACKLGKGQRVNIYTDSRYAFGVAHDFGTIWRARGFLTSAGKPIKNAKAVEELLESLHMPDQAAIVKVQAHTNNSDLLSKGNEAADAAAKDAAALPLMIVKPVLQPITETLLLAFQDQAPPQEQAEWEERGAAIGLGQLRHLNSKVCLPRALYPMMCALAHGKTHCSKGAMSQLVLQTWHAPGFQNAAAKYTEGCMTCAQHNPGKTTKTPAKHTPKSYYPFQRLQVDYIQLPKIQTFFQVPTHYNLETGW; encoded by the exons atggtgcctgttactttacccacaggggaaaatacctcttttctagtagacacaggggcagccagaactgtattacaaaccaaatatgtaccggcagagttgttatcaccagactatatagattgtgaaggggtggagggaacatcatttcagttacagttaacaaaaccaatgcgactgaatatacatgacacacaatcaattgtctcccgtgtgttagtgtcaccacacactccctacaatttattggggacagatgtactcagtgccctgggagcagcattggacttttcttctggcacacctacattaacctctgccattccagagtccctgctatgcaaactccttagtatggcaagtatgccggacactgaaaaagcccccagtacccctcccctttggttggcagacatcccagaaaaactatgggcacaagataagatggatgtaggagttttaaatgtgccgcctgtacaagtaaatttaaaaccagacatgaagaaccgtcctgtatgtataaagcaatatcctctgagtccacagcaagacgctgctatagaaaaggatattaactccttactggaaaacaatcttatagtgcccataatctcgcctttcaacactcctctttacccagtaaagaaaaagacactgcccggtcaacctgtacagtaccggatggtacatgacctgcgggctgtgaatgctgtgacaataattaatacaccacaagtgcctaacccacataccctgctcaaccaggtccccggcactgcagtctatttcaccgttatagacttagccaatgctttcttctccatcccgctggataaagagtgccagcagtattttgcatttacacataggggaagacagtatgcttgggtagtgctgccacagggtgccgcaaactcccctgatatcttctcacataccatgaaagatattctggacacctggcagccccccaatcagtcctcagttctactacaatatgtagatgatttgttactttgtagtgagagtctggagaacagtgaaacagattctaaatcactattaatgttcctagaagaagttggctgtaaagcgagcaagcacaagctgcaattatgtgccaaaacagttgttttccttggtcactgtatttcccaaggtatgaaacacttaacccctgacaggctggaaatcatacagaaacacccagtccctagaaaccctaaacaattgaggactttcttgggtttaatagggtactgcagagcctggatcagggatgcctctgctatgatgcaaccattatatgactgtctcacctctgacccatttgtactgtcacctgaggcaattgacaattttcactccctgaagctgtcactgactacaaggccagcactgggacttcctgactacaataagccatttactctgttctgccatgaacaggcaggccatgcctctggagtaTTAGCCCAAGATCATGGAGGCAAGATGCGACCACTTGCCTATTACTCCCTTGCTCTGGATCCCATTGTACTAGGATCCCCGACATGCATACGCGCTgtctcagcagcagcagctttagttGATAAAGCAACAGACATTGTACTTCAACATGACATTATTGTGCAAGTCCCACACGCAGTGCAAGAAATGATGAACACAGTCAAGACAAAACACTTATCAGTTGCAAGACTTACTAAAATTGAACTTACTCTTCTGTCCCCTAATGTGACTATCAAACGTTGTGTTGTTCTGAATCCAGCTACACTCCTGCCCCTAGATTCTGAACAAAAGGAGGGAGGAGTGGGGGGACAGGGACATGGACACCCCCTTATTTTTCAACTATCCACTGATGATGAACTATTTAATTTTGAACATGAACATGACTGTCAAAGCCTAGTGGATATGGAATCAAACGGCATAAacagtatatttgatgttgctctgattaaccctgatgctgagtattttgtagatggatctcgatattggagcgaagacaaaggacatttcctctccgggtatgcagtggtccacaatggtaaggccgtcatacaacagtccctaccctccagcagctcagctcaggaggcagaactaaaagcactcgctgaggcgtgtaaattgggtaagggacagcgtgtcaacatatacactgactccagatatgcctttggagttgcacatgactttgggacaatatggagagccagagggttcttgacctcggcaggtaaacctataaagaatgcaaaagcagtagaagaacttttagaatcactgcacatgccagaccaagcagctatagtcaaagtacaggcacacactaataacagtgatctcctatcaaaagggaatgaggctgcggatgcagcggcaaaggacgctgctgctctccctctgatgattgtgaagcctgttttacaacccatcacagagaccctgttgcttgctttccaggaccaagcaccccctcaagagcaagcagaatgggaggagagaggtgcagcaataggtctaggacagttgaggcatcttaattctaaggtttgcctaccaagagcactgtatccaatgatgtgtgccctagcccatgggaaaacacactgttcaaagggagctatgagccagctagtgttacagacatggcatgctcctggttttcaaaatgcagcagccaaatatacagagggctgcatgacatgtgcacaacacaaccctggtaaaaccaccaaaacaccagctaaacacactcctaagtcctactacccctttcagcgattacaggtggactacatacaactacctaag atccaaactttctttcaggtacccactcactacaacctggagactgggtggtaa